From the genome of Streptomyces sp. NBC_01341, one region includes:
- a CDS encoding DsbA family protein — protein sequence MSENQDRNRTARDRLVQQREQDRARERRRRTLIVSTAVVGVLALAAVIGLIAANAGKDDQDSEAGPAVTPSGAMGEDGLALQVGADDAPSTLTIWEDFRCPVCAQFENAFRDTFTELADSGQLKVQYHLATIIDGNVGGTGSLRAANAAACAQDAGKFAPYHDVLYRNQPAETDDAFAKNSRLIELAGSVKGLDTPAFRSCVDDGTHDSWVEKSNKAFGEGGFEGTPTALLNGESIFPKKGNEQISAANIKKWVAEANKGKKPGTVGATPSSS from the coding sequence GTGAGTGAGAACCAAGACCGAAACAGGACCGCGCGCGATCGGCTCGTCCAGCAGCGCGAGCAGGACCGGGCGCGGGAGCGCCGCCGCCGCACGCTGATCGTCTCGACGGCGGTGGTGGGGGTGCTGGCGCTGGCCGCTGTGATCGGCCTGATCGCCGCCAACGCGGGCAAGGACGACCAGGACTCCGAGGCGGGGCCCGCCGTCACCCCGTCCGGGGCGATGGGGGAGGACGGGCTCGCTCTCCAGGTCGGAGCGGACGACGCCCCGTCCACGCTCACGATCTGGGAGGACTTCCGCTGCCCGGTCTGCGCCCAGTTCGAGAACGCCTTCCGCGACACCTTCACGGAGCTCGCGGACAGTGGACAGCTCAAGGTGCAGTACCACCTGGCCACGATCATCGACGGCAATGTCGGCGGCACCGGATCCCTGCGCGCGGCCAACGCGGCCGCCTGCGCGCAGGACGCCGGCAAGTTCGCGCCGTACCACGACGTCCTCTACCGCAACCAGCCGGCGGAGACCGACGACGCCTTCGCCAAGAACAGCAGGCTGATCGAGCTGGCCGGTTCGGTGAAGGGCCTCGACACGCCCGCCTTCCGCAGTTGTGTGGACGACGGCACCCACGACAGCTGGGTGGAGAAGTCGAACAAGGCGTTCGGCGAGGGCGGTTTCGAAGGCACGCCGACGGCGCTCCTCAACGGCGAGTCGATCTTCCCGAAAAAGGGGAACGAGCAGATCTCCGCCGCCAACATCAAGAAGTGGGTGGCCGAGGCCAACAAGGGCAAGAAGCCCGGGACCGTCGGAGCGACACCCTCGTCGTCCTGA
- the trpA gene encoding tryptophan synthase subunit alpha — translation MSGNRMLLEAKLAEAASEDRAALIAYLPGGFPTVDGGIEAVKAAVAGGADIIEVGLPHSDPVLDGPVIQTADDIALRGGVKIADIMRTVRETHEATGAPILVMTYWNPIDRYGVERFTAELADAGGAGCILPDLPVQESALWREHADKHDLATVFVVAPSSKDARLATITAAGSGFVYAASLMGVTGTRESVGEQAQDLVRRTRATSSLPVCVGIGVSTAEHAQQVAAFADGVIVGSAFVKRMLDAPDEATGLEAVRALAAELAEGVRKR, via the coding sequence GTGAGCGGCAACCGAATGCTCCTCGAAGCGAAGCTGGCGGAGGCGGCGTCCGAGGACCGGGCGGCGCTGATCGCCTACCTGCCCGGCGGGTTCCCGACCGTCGACGGCGGGATCGAGGCCGTCAAGGCGGCCGTCGCCGGCGGCGCCGACATCATCGAGGTGGGCCTCCCGCACAGCGACCCGGTGCTCGACGGTCCGGTCATCCAGACCGCCGACGACATCGCCCTGCGCGGCGGCGTCAAGATCGCCGACATCATGCGCACCGTCCGCGAGACCCACGAGGCGACGGGCGCGCCGATCCTCGTGATGACGTACTGGAACCCGATCGACCGGTACGGCGTGGAGCGCTTCACCGCCGAACTGGCCGACGCGGGCGGCGCCGGGTGCATCCTGCCCGACCTTCCGGTCCAGGAGTCCGCGCTGTGGCGCGAGCACGCCGACAAGCACGACCTCGCCACCGTGTTCGTCGTCGCGCCGAGCAGCAAGGACGCCCGCCTCGCGACCATCACGGCCGCCGGTTCCGGCTTCGTGTACGCCGCCTCGCTGATGGGCGTCACCGGCACCCGCGAATCCGTCGGCGAGCAGGCCCAGGACCTGGTGCGGCGCACCCGCGCCACCAGCTCCCTGCCGGTCTGCGTGGGCATCGGCGTGTCCACGGCCGAGCACGCCCAGCAGGTCGCGGCCTTCGCCGACGGGGTCATCGTCGGCTCGGCCTTCGTGAAGCGGATGCTCGACGCGCCGGACGAGGCCACGGGCCTCGAAGCGGTCCGTGCGCTGGCGGCCGAACTGGCCGAAGGCGTTCGAAAGCGCTGA